The nucleotide window CAGGCACCACTGCCAATGCACATATCAGGATCAACAACCGGATGCAGTGATACCGGTTCAAAAATACCGAACTGTTTTGCTTTCTCAATTTTTTCTTCCGTGACTTTTGTTTTGTTTTTATGACTTCGGAGATAGACGAACATTGTTATAGCAAAGAGAATAAAGATCGTTCCATAGGTTAAAATATTTTCTATTAGAGTTTCCACTAATTTTCCTTCATTGATTGTTAACTTAACGGAGTAAACCAATGATTGTCATTTTAGCTTCAAATTTCGTACTCTAACGAAACTTATCAAATCAAAATAAAATAGCAACCATTGCTAACTATTTAGGTAATTAGTACAACCGATCAGTAAAAAGTGCCAATAATTTCTACTTGAGTTGCGAGAGACTTGTTTTGGTCAAGTCGGAGACTTCTGAATTTGGAAATTCAGAGAGGAGATCTTCCCATATTTTTTTTGCTTTTTCTTTATTTCCAATGCTGGCAGAAATTGCGCCTAAATTATAAAGAGCTTGAACATTTTTTTTATCATAAGATAAAATTTTATTTGTCAGTTCTTCAGCTTTGGTAAAATTTTGATTATTGTAATAAATAAAAGATAGGGAGAAATAAATGTCAGTTCGTTTTGGGTTTATTTGAAGTATTCTTTCATAATATTGAATTGCATCTATTTGTTTGTGGGCTGCAGCAAGAAAATCCGCATACTCTCTAATTTTTAAAGTATCATTTGGATTATCATCAACTGCTTTTTTTAACATTTCAAGTTTATGCTTTACATTTTCGGTAACATTATCTTTCGTTGGATTTTCCGCGGTCGGGTTTCCTAATCCACTATGGATTGAATCCTGCGGCATTACTTTATTGGAAATATCCGAGGAGTTGTTATCACTACCATTAAATTGAGTCAAAATTATTAATGCTAAAATTGCAATAACTGCAAAGCTTCCATAAAGGTACAAAGGTTTTATTTTCATTTTTTCTCCTAAAAAATCCAGGTGTAACCAAATGTAATCGCAACTATAATGTGAATTATCATTATAGCAAACATAGCAATTGCAAAGGGTAGGTGAAAGATATGCCAGTATCTAAAAAATTTCTGCATAGTACGCAACAAACCGATTCTTCTGGCAAGAATTATTTCGGATTTTGCAATATGGACTACTTCTTTTACTGTACGTTTTGGTAATCCCGCTAAAAGAACATTGCTTTTAAGTTTGTGAAGAACTTTTCGTACATCAAAAAAATCTTTTACTGCAAAGATTATACTCGTTGATAATTTAAAACTTTTGTACCTATCAGGGGAAGCTAGTCTATTAAAATCATAAAGTAAGTCTTCATCTATTTTATATTCCTTAGTTAGTCGAATCGTTAAATCATCTTTAATTTTGTTCAGTTCTTTTATGTCAAGTTCCTGTCCTTGAATTGTGTGAGGTATTTGAATATAAATAAATCTTCCAACAACCCCACTTAACACAACCAGAACCATACTCCAGAAACTTACAGCAACCAGTCCGCCAAATTTAAAAGAAGTATGAAAAAGAACGAAGATAGGTCCGACAGTACACAAGAAAATATGAAACTCAAGCCAGTTTTTTAGATAACCAATTCCATAAAATCTTTTCACTCGTTTTCTAATCATATAAGAAGCAACACCAAACACCATCATAAAACTGCCCAGAATGCCTATACCATGACCGATGAAACCCGTTGGTTTAAGATTTTCATGTTGGTATTTCAATCGGTTGTATTCCGTAGTGCCTTTTAGATCCGGATTACTTAAAGTCGTTCCAATTTCCTCTAATGGTTTAGAGTAATAGTCATAGCCATTATAGATCAACAACATAGTTGAGGCTATCCCGACTATAACAAAAAGTAAAACGTAAATTGTGTGAAGGGTTTTATTCATAATAGAATAAATATAGTGATGAGTATGACGGGAAAAGGGACATCTAATCCACTGCCATTATTTTATTCTATCTGGAAAATCTGTCCACACGGCAGACGAAGATCCTTAAATTTCAAGAGACCTCAAACATAGTTGAATATTTAGTAGTGTTTTTATTTGTCAGGTCGCTAAGTTTTCCAATTAAAATATTTATTCGTTCATTATCATTATCATCAAAAGCTTCGTAAGCCTCCATAGAGCTGAATTCATAAATCTCTTGATACTGCAAAGATTTTCCCTTGACTTCATAAACAGAATACTTTTCTAAACCTTCTGCTTTCAGAAGTGTTTTTAATTCTTTCACAACTGAAAGATATTGATCCTTATTAGTTTGGTCAACTTCATATTGTACAGAAAAAATAACTTTAGCCATTAACTCTCCATTTGTTATTGATATTTTTCCGCCGCAAATTCTCCTTCAAAGATTATTTCGGCTGGACCGGTTATAGAAATATTTTTAAACTTTCGTTCGATGATTTCAAAATTTACAATTAGTTCGTCACCCCCATAGGTTATTAATTTTATTGGTGGTTTTAATCCATCAGTAAGGGATGCGATCAGCGATGAGGCTACCGAACCTGTTCCGCAAGCAAAAGTTTCATCCTCAACTCCGCGCTCAAAAGTTCTGATGAAAATTTTATCATCAACTATGTTAATAAAATTTACGTTCGTGCCGGAAGGATAAAACTCCGGTAAATTTCTAATTTCTTTGCCAAAATTAAATACTGGGAATGTTCGAATATCGCTATAAAAAAATCCTGGTTTCTTTGAATCTACCAGCATATCTTTTATCTTCACAACTACATGCGGTGACCCGGTATCAGCATAGCAAGCAGTAATCAATTGATTGCTTGCCTTAACTTTGAAATTCAGTTTAATATTTTTCGGGTTGTTTAGATTGAATTTAACCCTGCCGTTTTTAAACACTTCGCCGCTGTATTGAACACCGTCAGATAGGAATAAGAAATCGCCTTTATTTTTCAGAAGGTTTTCACTGACATACTTTAATGCGCAGCGAGCACCATTCGCACAAAGAGTCCCGGTGGAACCATCAGCATTAAAATATTCCATGCCAAAATCATATTCACTTGATGAAGCAATTGTGATTACTCCATCTGCTCCAATTCCAAAGCGTCTATTGCAAATTTTATTAATTACAGATTGTGAAAGAACTAATTGCTTATTAATATCTTTACTGATAATCACAAAGTCATTACCAGCGCCGGACATTTTTGTAAAAATAATTTTACTCATTTCTATATGCAATTTAGCCCATTACCATTTGCATATCAATAAAAATATTAGTTCAAAACAGGATAAAATTTTTTAATTGACACTTAGTTTGCCCGAAAAAGAAGTAACTTTAAAATGAAATGAAAACAGTCAATTCACTATTACAGATTACTTGATTACACTGTCGCTACGTTTTGAAATTTGAAAGAAAGAAGATTCTCAGAACACTTATTTCAGTTGAAACTTCTCATCATCATCATAACTTCCTGAGCAACTTTTTGATTGTACTCAAAGGTTAATTTTTTATAATTAACCAGATCGACTATTGTACCAATAAGACAAAGCCCGCCGGTTAAGACATATAAAATTCCTAACCCAATATTACCAAGTACAAAACGATGAATCCCGGCTAAAAATATTTATTATCGAACTGCCCAATCCGCAGCCGGGGCAGTAATCAAATCCCAAATTCTTGAGCGGACAAATTGTGAAATGACTTTCTGAATTTAACGGACTGAATGCCAGATACGCTAAACCTACCAGCCAAAAAATCAATTCGATGTTTAGATTTCTAAAAAAAATATTTTGTTTATTAAAAATTAGTCTTATCATCAGGATAAATTAATGGAATTTTTTCGTCTTTTATTTAATGATATGTTAAACATAGAAAGTTAATTTCAAATTGACAACAAGTAATTACTCAAGCGGAGTTTATTTTATTTAAACGGAATCCCTGCGTGTTAAAGAATTTTATAATAATCTTATTTTTCATTATTTGTACTCCATTTGGTTTCTCGCAATACACTACATTTACTTCGATAGACTACATCGGCAGTAATAATCCGAGACAGACACTTGATCTTTATGTTCCGGATGACATCACCCAAAAAGTTCCGCTGATTATTTTTATTCACGGAGGGGGTTGGCATTCAGGAGGTACGGAAAATGTATTAGCATGGTGTGATACTTTACTATCAAATAATTTTATTGTTGCAGCTATTAATTATAGATTTAGTCAAGACTCAATCTTTCCCGCACAGATTTATGATTGCAAAGCCGCTGTCAGATGGTTAAAAGCTAACGCCGATTTATATTCGATTGATACTTCAAAAATTGGAGTGCTCGGTGTTTCGGCAGGTGCTCATTTGGCATCTTTGATCGGACTTTCTTCAGATGTTCCTCTGCTTGAAGACCTTTCTCAAGGCAACAGTAATTTTAAAAGTAGAATAAATGCAGTGGTTGATTTTTATGGACCATCAAATTTGCTGGAGATGAGTGATTACTCAGGTTCAGAATGTCCAAGCCCGAGAAATTATGATGAGGAAGGTTCCGTAGTCACTCAACTGCTTGGATGCATTGCTGCAGATTGCCCCGAGACAGCATTATTCGCCAGTCCGATTAGTTATGTTGATAGTGATGACCCACCCTTTTTAATTTATCATGGGACGACCGATTGCGTTGTCCCAAATAATCAGAGCATTAAGCTGTATTCTAAATTGTTAGAAAATAATGTAGATGCACATTTAAATATAATTGAAGGAGTTGCCCATGGTGATCCAATCTTTTATAATTCCAATTCTAAAATTGAAGTTCTAAATTTCTTCAATGAAAAACTAAACAACATTTGTCAAGCTTGTGATTCATCTATAACAGATACTGGAGATGAGATAAAGGTTTTCCCAAATCCATTCAATTCATTTACAACTATTGAATATACCATTTCGTCTGATGGGATAGTAAATCTTAGTTTTTTGATATGCTCGGAAGAAAAAATTAAAGATATTTTAAATGAATTTCGAAAACCAGGAGTTTATAAAAATTTTTTAAATTGAGCAACTTTATCAAGCGGAATCTATTTTGTATCATCAAAACCGCTCAATCATATTCTCAAAAAAATCATTTTTGTAAAATAAATTTTTTTAAGAACAAGATTATTTATTTTTCAATAGTTTGAATGACATGTCCAATTATTGTTCTTGAAACCATAAATAATCCACAGATGGGCAAAAGCTTCAAGAAAAATGATTGGCTGATATCACCGAGATCAATTACGCTGCCCCATCCCCACTGCATAGCAATATCATTTACAAAAACTTTGGCTTCTTTATCATTACCAGCGATAAATAAATCGGGAACACCTTCTTCGCGAGGAGCGTTAATCATTATATAAGCTGAAATGGTATTAAAAGCTTTGACTACTTTCGCAAGCGGAAGCATTTTCTGAATCTGTTCACCTCCGGAGTTGCCGAGCGTGGCTGCAAACTTAGGCGGAACACCTTGAGAAAAGTCAAGAGGATTAGTAACATCAATTACAATTTTATTAGAAATATTTTCTATCCCTGCCAATTTAATTGCGTTCACTGTTCCAGCCCAGTTTGTTGCGATGACAATTACTTCACCAAATTTTGCAGCATTTTCAAAATTACCTGTTGATGCATTTTGCCCACCAGAATTTTTCCATTCAATTAGTTTAGCTTCATCACGTGTGCCGATCTTAACCTGATATCCAAGCTTTATGAATCCATTACCCAGTTGCTGCCCTACTGTTCCAGAACCAATAATTCCAATTTTCATAATGACTCCTTGCTGATAATTTGAAATGAACTTTCTTAAAAATAATCAACTTCAAACAACAGACAAGCAAATATATTGTCTGAAAAACTCGAACTAAAATTATCTATTGAGTTATTCACTGCGCTTTTAAAGGTTTATTTTCATCATTCATACGCAAAGTTTTATTTAATCAGGTTAGTATTTCTATTGCAATTATTCGATGTGATTATCTTAGATTACTAATTGAAAACTTATTAATAAAAAGGATAATGATTTTAATGCACACTTTTCATATCCCCGTGATGGGATTAGCTTTCACGATTGACACACCGGTTAAAGCCGCACCTTATGGTATTTCCTCAGTAATATCAATAGTAGATGACGGACTTATCGAAAAAATGCGGGAATATTATTGCAACAAAATTGGGCTGCCCTACTCGTTCATATCTGAAAAAGTTAAAGACTCAAGAGCCGAAAGAATTACAAATTATCTAAATCTTATTCATCATATTGTAAACGAAAAGTTTGAAGAAGTAAAAGATTCGATTCGTGCAAAAGGTGAAGATATTTACAAACTAATTGAAATGCTTCCTGATTATTCTGAAGTAAAGAAAAAGTTCTATGAACTGATGGAAAATGGAAGTCTCCTGAAGCAGGATATCCAAAATTGGCTAAGTGAAAATATTCACCTGGGAATATTGATGTTAATATTATGACAAAAGTTGACAACGAAAATTTTCAGGGTGACGAAAAACTTCCTATTGAGTTTAATGATGCACACGCTGCTCTAAGGGGATTTGCGAAGAGCAAATTAAATTCTTCGCTCGTCCTGTCTGCAGGAATGAACCCGAGATTGTACAGCTACATAGAAAAGTTTGAAGATTTTTATCCTGATAACAATGGTTATCTACCTAAGAAAATAACGATAAAAGTCAGTGATTATCGCTCTGCAATTATCCAGGGAAAGTTTTAGCTAAAAAGGCTTGTGGGTTTCCGAGTATAGAATTGAATCCGGACTTAATTGCGGGGGGCATGCATTTGCGAGCGATGGTTTTCTATTAGGACCAATTCTGGAGGAGTTTAAAAACAATCGGGAGGAATTAATCGGAATTACTTATGAAATCTACGTTAAGGCTCTATCAAATAAGAATCGATTTCACCCCGACACACCACCTTCAATAAAAATAACTGCGCAGGGTGGTGTAGGTACTTCTAAAGAACATAATTTCCTATTGAATTATTATCAGCTTGATTCCATAGGATGGGGCACCCCATTTTTACTTGTTCCTGAAGTTACTAATGTTGATACTCAAACATTGGAACTTCTTCGAAAAGCCAAAGAAGAAGATTTGTATCTAAGTAATATTTCTCCTCTTGGTGTGCCATTCAATAGTATTAGAAATAATTCTCAGGATATTGAAAAGATTGAGCTTGTAAATAAAGGACGACCCGGCAGTTCTTGTCCAAAAAAATTTTTAACCTTCAATAATGAATTTACTAAAAACTCAATTTGTACTGCTTCGCGCCAATATCAGTTTTTAAAAATCAAAGAACTTGACAGTAAAAATTTAGATGAATCAACCCGTCGAATTGAGTTTAACAAAATCGTTGATAAAACATGTATTTGCGTTGGTCTTGGCAATGCTGCTCTACTAAATAACAATATCGAAATAAAAGGGAAAAGTATTGGGGTGTCTGTTTGTCCAGGTCCAAACATGGCATACTTTGATAAAATCTTATCTTTAAAACAAATGGTAGATCATATCTATGGAAGAAAAAATTTCATCGATGAAAATAATCGTCCTAATTTTTTTATAAAAGAATTAAAATTATATATAAACTATTTAAAACGACTTATTAGCGAATGCGGGTCCAACATTTCCGATAAGCAAGCTAAATATTTTGAGTTATTTGCTGAGAATCTAAACAGTGGAATCGCATATTACAGAACTCTGTATCTAGAACAGAAAGACAAGTATAAGCACTTCAAAGATAATTTTTTAGATGAATTAGAAATTCTATCGAATGAATTAAAAAGTATTTTCCAAGAAATTTGGTTATATCAGATTTTTTAATCTGATTTTAATTAACAACTGTAAATTCGGATTAGGGGGTATATTTAAAATAAGCATTGCACAAATCGCTGTTTGATTTTTTCAACAATACCAAGCGATTGTGGAGGTGGCGGGAGTCGAACCCGCGTCCGAAGCTAAGACCCAAGAAACTTCTACACACATAGTTTGTTTTATTTTGGCTCGAAGTTACAAAACAAACAAAGCTTGCTTTAAGCCTGCTCATAAAAATTTCGCTTACATTATAAGAGCGATAATTTCAGCTATCACTTCTAAACGACGTTCATTCAATTCCCGAAGTGACTAGAATTGACAAACGGCTGCTATTTAATTAAGCAGCGAGGGCGTAATTATATTCGCCAGTTATTGTTTTTACCATTTGTTTAACGTGTAATCCGGTGAACACGGTGCGCAGTTTAATGCATCTTCAACCCCGTCGAGACCAATTTCACCCCCGTAATCAGTTCTTAGTCGGCAGTCTTCAATTAGCAAGAAAAAAATGAAGGTCTGCAGATGTTTGAAATTACGGAACCCATTTTATGTCGGGAATATTTGAATGCTTATTTTCATAACGAGAAAGAACAAAGAATAAATCTGAAATTCTATTTGTAAAAATAATAATATTCTCGGTGATTTGTTCACTTTTTTTAATTCCACTATTTCCCGCTCTGCTCTTCTAGCAATTGTTCTGCAAATATGGAGTAATGCAGCACCTTCTGAACCTCCAGGCAAAATAAAGTTTTTCAAATCATCAAGATTAGAGCTGAACTCGTCTATCCAATTTTCAACTTCGGTAATGAATTCGGTGGGAGTTCGCTGAATGTCTAATTTTTTATTTTTTTCCGTAGAAGGAGTTGCCAAATCAGATCCTACGATAAAAAGTTTATTCTGTAAGTTGAACAAAACTTCTTTTATTTTTTCGTTTTTTACTTTAGCAAGTGTTAAGCCAATGAATGAATTAAGTTCATCTAAACTGCCATAAGCTTTAATTCTTATATTATTTTTTCCGACGCGCTCCCCCCCGAAAAGACTTGTTTCTCCCTTATCTCCTGTCTTAGTATAAATTTTCATTTCGTAAACGGAAGCTCGGAGACAATAATTTTTGTTTGAGTGTTCGGATTTAAATCTAAAATCAATTCTGATCCAGGATGACAGAATGACTTTTTTATATAAGCTAATCCAATTCGTTTTTTGAGGAACGGAGAATAACACGATGAAGTCAGTATTCCAGCTTCTTCTCCCAGATCACTTCTGATCATTTGCGGCAGACTCAATTCACTTGTATGATCTATAATTACCCCCACCAATCGTTTTTGTACTTTATCATAAGTTTGCAGCCTCGCAATAACTTCCTGACCAATGAAACAACCTTTTGTAAAACTAATATATTTTGCTAAACCTGTTTCATGCGGGTTGTACTCATCGTTGATTTCATTTGGCGCCACTGGAATCCCTTGACCGATTCTATAAATGTTATATGCATCTTCTCCAATAAAACTAAAGTTGAAGGGCGATTTTTTTTCTATTAAATATTTGATGATCTTCTGTGCGTTATTGAAATCGGAAATTGTAATGAAACTTATTGTTCCATCATAATTTTCAACTTTTAGAATAAAAAACAACATCTCTTCTATATTTAAAACTTTAAATGAATTCGTCTGCAAGGAATCTGCAAAATCTCCACATAGCATGGAAATAAATGAAGTTGCTTGAGGTCCAAGAAATTCTAGTATCGTATATTTCCCCCCTGCATCATCTACTCTAACTTCATCAGTTACAATATATTTTTTTGTCCAGTTCTTCACTTTC belongs to Ignavibacteriales bacterium and includes:
- a CDS encoding tetratricopeptide repeat protein, whose product is MKIKPLYLYGSFAVIAILALIILTQFNGSDNNSSDISNKVMPQDSIHSGLGNPTAENPTKDNVTENVKHKLEMLKKAVDDNPNDTLKIREYADFLAAAHKQIDAIQYYERILQINPKRTDIYFSLSFIYYNNQNFTKAEELTNKILSYDKKNVQALYNLGAISASIGNKEKAKKIWEDLLSEFPNSEVSDLTKTSLSQLK
- a CDS encoding diaminopimelate epimerase; protein product: MSKIIFTKMSGAGNDFVIISKDINKQLVLSQSVINKICNRRFGIGADGVITIASSSEYDFGMEYFNADGSTGTLCANGARCALKYVSENLLKNKGDFLFLSDGVQYSGEVFKNGRVKFNLNNPKNIKLNFKVKASNQLITACYADTGSPHVVVKIKDMLVDSKKPGFFYSDIRTFPVFNFGKEIRNLPEFYPSGTNVNFINIVDDKIFIRTFERGVEDETFACGTGSVASSLIASLTDGLKPPIKLITYGGDELIVNFEIIERKFKNISITGPAEIIFEGEFAAEKYQ
- a CDS encoding TM2 domain-containing protein, yielding MFLAGIHRFVLGNIGLGILYVLTGGLCLIGTIVDLVNYKKLTFEYNQKVAQEVMMMMRSFN
- a CDS encoding DUF2752 domain-containing protein — protein: MIRLIFNKQNIFFRNLNIELIFWLVGLAYLAFSPLNSESHFTICPLKNLGFDYCPGCGLGSSIINIFSRDSSFCTW
- a CDS encoding alpha/beta hydrolase codes for the protein MLKNFIIILFFIICTPFGFSQYTTFTSIDYIGSNNPRQTLDLYVPDDITQKVPLIIFIHGGGWHSGGTENVLAWCDTLLSNNFIVAAINYRFSQDSIFPAQIYDCKAAVRWLKANADLYSIDTSKIGVLGVSAGAHLASLIGLSSDVPLLEDLSQGNSNFKSRINAVVDFYGPSNLLEMSDYSGSECPSPRNYDEEGSVVTQLLGCIAADCPETALFASPISYVDSDDPPFLIYHGTTDCVVPNNQSIKLYSKLLENNVDAHLNIIEGVAHGDPIFYNSNSKIEVLNFFNEKLNNICQACDSSITDTGDEIKVFPNPFNSFTTIEYTISSDGIVNLSFLICSEEKIKDILNEFRKPGVYKNFLN
- a CDS encoding NAD(P)-binding domain-containing protein, with protein sequence MKIGIIGSGTVGQQLGNGFIKLGYQVKIGTRDEAKLIEWKNSGGQNASTGNFENAAKFGEVIVIATNWAGTVNAIKLAGIENISNKIVIDVTNPLDFSQGVPPKFAATLGNSGGEQIQKMLPLAKVVKAFNTISAYIMINAPREEGVPDLFIAGNDKEAKVFVNDIAMQWGWGSVIDLGDISQSFFLKLLPICGLFMVSRTIIGHVIQTIEK
- a CDS encoding aminomethyl transferase family protein → MINGALEKFSIVDYLESIGFKSFGLDGERIFKVYSETERELESIYGGVGIRNISHIGVLELKGADSIDYLHRITTNNLKNLAKEQIAKTIFTTEKGRVIDLVTLVNFEDFQLILCSNVHKLKVKNWTKKYIVTDEVRVDDAGGKYTILEFLGPQATSFISMLCGDFADSLQTNSFKVLNIEEMLFFILKVENYDGTISFITISDFNNAQKIIKYLIEKKSPFNFSFIGEDAYNIYRIGQGIPVAPNEINDEYNPHETGLAKYISFTKGCFIGQEVIARLQTYDKVQKRLVGVIIDHTSELSLPQMIRSDLGEEAGILTSSCYSPFLKKRIGLAYIKKSFCHPGSELILDLNPNTQTKIIVSELPFTK